The proteins below are encoded in one region of Canis lupus familiaris isolate Mischka breed German Shepherd chromosome 21, alternate assembly UU_Cfam_GSD_1.0, whole genome shotgun sequence:
- the LOC102151361 gene encoding 60S ribosomal protein L27a-like: MPSRLRKTQKLRGPVSHGHSHISKHWKHPGGRGNAGGMHHHRINFDKYHTGYFGKVGMRHYHLKRNQSFCPTVNLHKLWTLVSEQTWVNATKNKTGATIIDVVRSGYYTVLGKGKLLKQSLIMKAKFFSRRAEEKIKGMGGVCVLVT; the protein is encoded by the coding sequence ATGCCATCTAGACTGAGGAAGACCCAGAAACTTCGGGGTCCTGTGAGCCATGGCCACAGCCACATCAGCAAGCACTGGAAGCACCCAGGAGGCCGGGGTAATGCTGGTGGCATGCATCATCACAGGATCAACTTTGACAAATATCACACAGGTTACTTTGGAAAAGTCGGTATGAGACATTACCACTTAAAGAGGAACCAGAGCTTCTGCCCAACTGTCAACCTTCATAAACTGTGGACCTTAGTCAGTGAGCAGACATGGGTAAATGCCACCAAAAACAAGACTGGAGCTACTATTATCGATGTGGTGCGATCGGGCTACTACACAGTTTTGGGAAAGGGAAAGCTCCTAAAACAGTCTCTCATCATGAAGGCCAAATTCTTCAGTAGAAGAGCTGAGGAGAAGATAAAGGGTATGGGGGGTGTCTGCGTTCTAGTAACTTGA